Sequence from the Solea senegalensis isolate Sse05_10M linkage group LG1, IFAPA_SoseM_1, whole genome shotgun sequence genome:
ATACCCATTGCTCTGCCTTGATAGAAGTACCAGTCAAAGTGGTCTGCAGTGATATCGCCATCTATAAATCATACAATACAGTTGCAATTATTCAATAACTACCCATGTTTTGTACCTCAAGAATCACAAAAGTATTACATTCAGAATATAAGACAATACTTGATATAGAGGTAGACCTATGAATCACAAAAGCAAAGTTGATTAATTTAGCTTTAACATTActtttgttggaaaaaaaaaattatataatttagacttgaaacaattactcgattcttaatcaattactaaataaaccatcaactattttgataattgatgaatcggtttgaagctttttttcatgattaaaacaagatttctgatggttttcgcttcttaaatgtttgtttcattgCTCCAGTTTTCAATcgttttcacatttaagaacatcatcatttcaaggtttgacaaaacactgatcaacaagttttctgacattatggaccaaacgattactcgattaattgtgaaaataatcgacagattaattgattttgaaaagaatctttagttgcagctctaatataattgcactgcagtttggacataaaatgtagattggCCACAGAAAAACCCAGGTCAGTCGACCTCTAACACATCACTAGgcattatatatatgttgatgCAATAAGACATTGGTGTAATGACAATTACTTTAATACTATAAATAATTAGTTATCCTGACCCTTCACTTTTTAATACTTCATGTATATTGTTCAGTTACTGGTGGTAAAACATGAGTCATGTGCTTTTTTTGGATTCACAGATCACCTCTGAAAGATGTCTCATTATGAAACTGAACTGTTGAGATCTAACACAGTGTAAATTAAAGTATTAATGAGGTAAAACTAGCTGTGGAGTGAATGTGAGATTCACTAAGAaggatgatgttgtttttctgtctgcgAGCAGCATAacttttctggggatgtaggttacGCCTAACGGACAAAAAAACAGCTCCTgaagtttttaattttaactaaTGTTAACCTTGCACGACACTGTGAGAGACTGAGGTTTGCTCTCTCTGAATGCCTTAAGTATTCACTAAGCACGTTTCTCTAATCAACACAACCCGATAGTTCAAATACCATGTGAAGAAAGTTTTTAAAGTTGCTTCTTTCATGTGTATCCAGTGCAATTGcaatatgaattatttaaaagtggctttttttccccccctcgtTGTCTTCTTAAAATAAATCCGGCATTAAATGTTCTTACTGTCGACAGAGGAAGACCAGAGGCTTTTAAACCACTCTGTCAGGTTGGTCTTATCCATCGGCTGTAAGATGAGCGGTTTGAGAGGAGGAGCGCATAGATCCGAGAGTCGGAGCTCAGGAGGGACACTGGGAGGCAGCGCAACTGGAACAATGCAAATATAAAAGGACAAGTGAacaatgtatcagtcaaaaagtGTCAGCAACTTTAAACAACTATGCAATTGTCAGGTCGTTAGCAAGGAACCACCAAGTGAAGCTTTTTTGAAATCGGTGGTTACAGATGCATATCCAGATGTCAGAGGCTCCACTGCTGTATTTTTAattcataacaacaacaacaactgaaatTGGTTGGCTTAAATATTTCAGAGCCTACATTTCAATTGTCAAAATTGTCAAATTGACATATTTGCCTCTACCGAGTGACTGTTGGTGAGTTATGATGTTAGGTTTTGTCAAGGcaagaaaatgtcattgtggttacacatgacaaacacacacacaccatacacatTTATGAGGCAGCAATGTACTGTAAAAAGCCCAGTGTACACATGTGACGTGTTCAAAgcaacacacaagaaaaaaacagcacagagcaACAGATAGAAACCTATTACCTATTTCACCTAAAAATGAATACTTATACATAGTTATAAACAATATGAGAACAATAATCTACTTATGTCTACTTCAGGAGGATTTATTATGAAAGAAAGACTGTTGTCCACTTAAAAAAGACCTTGAAAGAATGCTACTTAAATATCATGTGTGTGGGGggctaaattaaaaacaaaaaagagaagtaCTCACTATGTAAATTTATATACGTAGGTTAAATCTAAAAtggaagaaatgaaagaaaaataaataaactgagattaaaaacgTACATGTGTCGTCACTCTGCTCCAACATGACCATGGAGGACGGTCCACTCCTGAGGTCTCTTAACCTGCCAAAAAAATGTtaacacataaaaatacaacatcGACAGATACACAGAAGGTAGGGGTCAGAGAACTTTTCCTTACGTGTTCTCTGGCTGTAGCCCGCTGCTCTGTGGGGCATCATGGCTGTTGGGGTTGTGCTGCATGCTCCTGATATCACCATCATCCATGCTGACTAAATCTTTATCGGTGTGAGTGAAAGTCCCATTGTGAGTTACTGGGGCTTCAGTGGCAGGACCGGCAGTGACACTACCACCCGCGCCCACAGCTGGGGTGTCTGACCTGGatgtgaaaatgtctttaaacaTGGCCAGAGAACGCTTGACGGTCTTTGGAGCAGACAATGACTTCGGTTTCAGTGGAGACACGTGAGATCTGTCCGTTGGTTTTGACAGGACTGCCATGTTGCCATTTTGGGGAATTCCAAGTCCTGGGGACCTGCTTGGTTtagcctgtttttttctttccttatgAGATTTGGGCTTCTTCTTGTTCTGAAGCTGCTGAGGTTGTGAGGATGTACTCTCCACGTCCTCAAACGAACCATTAACCATCCACCAGTTACCAGGagattttctcctccgcttCTCTGAACCTGCTGCACTGGCTCTGGGAGTGACAGGGGCCAGTCTGTGGGACCGAGTCTCGGGAGAGAAAGGTTGGCCTTGATAccctgaaagaaaataaattaaaaatcaaaaaacataTCACCTTGATGTAAATTATAACCCTTTGGATGTTTACATATCTCTCAAAGGGACACAcgtaaaggtacagtgtgtttctgtatttgtataattgctttaacaAATCATTTGGTTTCTGTTGACTGAGAATAAGGTTTTCCTTTACTTTAAGCAAGGGCCTTGCTGTGTTTCTCTAGCACCCTGACAGAATGTGTTTTGGATTTAGAAGATTTTGAAGCTGCACCCCTGTAAACCTCGATGcatacaggaggaggaggaaacagcaaAGACAGTGGGAAAGTTgaagagtggagagagttgtgaaaAATAGttcacatcctttctggtatgcaaaggccagcGTAGTTTTCTTCTCACTTTGGGAAGGGAGGGATGGGCAAAGGATTCCTCCATTAGATGTccctcattcttacacactgaacctgaGGTAAAGAAGCCCAATTCTTCCTTACCTGAGTCTGTCTTTTTAAACACCGAAGGACTCGACTGCACAAGATCCGGGTCCTTATCGaggacctgctgctgctcttcagtcTGCTCTGCCTCACTTGTGTTTAATACTTCATCGGttgatgttttctcattttgtgtGCCTTCTCTTACAGGTCTGTTTTTGATCTTTTTggggcttttttgttttgctttaattgTCTCTTGACTGGATGACAGTGTAGGCTGTTtcagtgttcttttttttgtattgtccTTCTTCGCCTTTGCGGGTGAAGGTCCTGGTGAACTGGGCTCTTTGTTGTGCTGTTTGGACTTCTTCAGTGTAGGTTGGTCGTCCTTAACCTCCGTTTCCTCTGTGCTTTGAGGACAGCTCAACCACCACTGTCCAACTGGTTTTCTTTTCCGTTTGCAGAGAATCTGACCTTCTTCAGAGAAACTGCCTTCAGACATGATctgctgttttttctgtttgacCTTTCCTCCTGCTGAATCCTTTGCCTCTGTATCTGTACTTATGATGTGATCGtctgtggaacaaaaaaaacatgcatcatGTTCAAACTCAGGTGCGATTTTGACTTAAGCGATATGAGCTGAAGGGATctgaataagaataaataagcaatattcacactttcattAAATTAGCATGTTGTCACACTGTCAAAAAGCTGTTGAGAATAGGTTAGATGTTTTCCTATTTCTGCactgtgtttggtttttctACAACAAAGATTAAACTTTTACATCTATAGGAGTTCATTACCTGCAAGAGAATCCAAGTcaacatctgcatgttttggattGTGCCGAGTCTGGCTTGGTTCCTTCACAACCTCATCATTTTCTAACTCCTTTATGCCTCCAGATCCCTGCTTCACTTTCCTGGACCCCTTTAATGACTCAGACCTGCTTGTCTTGGCATTTTCTTTAGAAGACTTTAATCTCTTTGGCTCAGATGTCTTCTGAACTTTCTTTTCCGCTCTTTGCTCTGGGTTTTCGTCAGCGGTTTCTTGTCGGGCTGTGTCTGTAGCTTCCTCCTCTGCCTTGTCACTCTCTTTCGATGGAATCTTCttgagtt
This genomic interval carries:
- the si:ch211-161h7.4 gene encoding uncharacterized protein si:ch211-161h7.4; protein product: METKNVILKRPRRKLWYTINKESRPKPWADVMTLGDVDRMFDDMDSSSHCDSQVSSSPQQKSSDTDTQHSGGEASLSPRDFVKSAQCQKGPEGNVLLPAKRLISPKLGTDFQMPGPVKTSSPIENMVAEHVEEEIIGRTLASPILFDCEDEGKKEATTESLTAQKYPLSGDSVLNSPPCKFSLRKPTVSCHKNKVDGPLTEKTQEKPQTSKGKGKTSMQENRSKPIPAVRKESEHVSLDKPSTGLCGQLQVDASTGAGKDIPAFLQKLRDAGQPRPARKLPTPVKTPPLPAEPEDNFLILEDDVPLLFTIPKKNTSRRQKHGSSSSTDKDVSTEMGTNNSPRKSVHKEEGPVIQKTKSKKERTKKNEGTGPGNEKDEFTSPEYVPAGDLIEQEQEKPNKKKKLKKIPSKESDKAEEEATDTARQETADENPEQRAEKKVQKTSEPKRLKSSKENAKTSRSESLKGSRKVKQGSGGIKELENDEVVKEPSQTRHNPKHADVDLDSLADDHIISTDTEAKDSAGGKVKQKKQQIMSEGSFSEEGQILCKRKRKPVGQWWLSCPQSTEETEVKDDQPTLKKSKQHNKEPSSPGPSPAKAKKDNTKKRTLKQPTLSSSQETIKAKQKSPKKIKNRPVREGTQNEKTSTDEVLNTSEAEQTEEQQQVLDKDPDLVQSSPSVFKKTDSGYQGQPFSPETRSHRLAPVTPRASAAGSEKRRRKSPGNWWMVNGSFEDVESTSSQPQQLQNKKKPKSHKERKKQAKPSRSPGLGIPQNGNMAVLSKPTDRSHVSPLKPKSLSAPKTVKRSLAMFKDIFTSRSDTPAVGAGGSVTAGPATEAPVTHNGTFTHTDKDLVSMDDGDIRSMQHNPNSHDAPQSSGLQPENTLRDLRSGPSSMVMLEQSDDTFALPPSVPPELRLSDLCAPPLKPLILQPMDKTNLTEWFKSLWSSSVDNGDITADHFDWYFYQGRAMGILADLNCDSICNGKILLGSHMKKPLWVDHSATTVFNLLTSSVSVIVDGRKSAVNAGDSFMVQCGQAYSLQNTSAQPAVLYFTRILAESSD